A window of Bacteroidota bacterium contains these coding sequences:
- a CDS encoding DNA-binding response regulator: protein MDYSKYKILLVDDEPDILEFISYNLRKKGYEI from the coding sequence ATGGATTACAGCAAATACAAGATTCTTTTAGTTGACGATGAACCGGATATTCTGGAATTTATCAGTTATAATTTGCGTAAAAAAGGTTATGAGATC
- a CDS encoding DUF4301 family protein: MFTQKEINFIESKGISIDEFQQQLQQFQAGFPFINIIKPAAINEGIINMDQSIIHQYSYKFEENSKTKSIINFVPASGAATRMFKDLYEYAARPTDEPKHEVFRFFENISKFPFYNDLKDCLNKDDLDLDDLLDHKEYSTIIDYVLTHKGLNLGNKPKGLLKFHRYDTGCRTAIEEHLVETVSYITSLTNTVNLHFTVSPEHVNQFVEYINKVKDKYEERFKVHYNISFSIQSPSTDKIAVDSNNFPFRDETGNLLFRPAGHGALLSNLNGLDADVVFIKNIDNIAPDHIKESTIQYKKVLGGLLLSYEKKIFRYLNLLDEDANPVLLDEIAVFLEKRLNVIPSKDSLDDQQSRIIYFREKLDRPIRVCGVVKNEGEPGGAPFWVANQDGSMSLQIVESSQVNHEDEMQEIVFRNSGYFNPVDIVCGLKNYKGKKFNLMKYSDPLAGIITRKTWKGKQIKVQELPGLWNGSMSDWNTILVEVPISTFTPVKSINDLLRKEHQ; encoded by the coding sequence ATGTTTACTCAAAAAGAAATCAATTTCATAGAGTCAAAAGGAATCAGTATTGACGAATTTCAGCAACAGTTGCAACAATTCCAGGCAGGTTTTCCTTTCATAAACATAATTAAGCCGGCAGCAATCAATGAAGGGATAATCAATATGGACCAGAGCATCATTCATCAGTATTCCTACAAGTTTGAAGAAAATTCAAAAACAAAGTCCATTATTAATTTTGTCCCGGCCTCAGGTGCTGCCACACGAATGTTCAAGGATTTGTATGAATATGCAGCCCGGCCTACCGATGAACCCAAACATGAAGTGTTTCGCTTCTTTGAAAATATCTCCAAATTCCCCTTTTATAATGACCTGAAAGATTGTTTGAATAAGGATGATCTTGATCTGGACGATCTTCTTGATCATAAAGAATATTCTACCATAATCGATTATGTTTTGACCCATAAAGGGCTGAATTTAGGGAATAAGCCCAAGGGACTGCTTAAATTTCACCGCTATGATACAGGTTGCCGCACAGCCATTGAAGAGCACCTGGTAGAAACGGTCAGTTATATTACAAGCCTTACCAACACGGTGAATTTGCATTTTACCGTCTCCCCTGAACATGTAAATCAGTTTGTCGAATATATCAACAAAGTTAAAGACAAATATGAGGAGAGGTTTAAAGTACATTACAACATTAGCTTTTCAATACAATCTCCGTCGACCGACAAGATTGCCGTTGATTCCAATAACTTTCCCTTTAGAGATGAAACGGGCAATTTACTTTTCCGGCCTGCCGGGCATGGTGCTTTGCTTTCCAACCTGAACGGATTGGATGCTGATGTCGTTTTCATTAAAAACATTGATAATATTGCCCCTGATCATATCAAAGAATCCACCATACAATATAAAAAAGTTTTAGGCGGCCTTTTATTGAGTTATGAAAAAAAAATATTCAGGTATTTGAACCTGCTTGATGAAGATGCCAACCCGGTTTTACTGGATGAAATTGCCGTCTTTCTGGAAAAAAGGCTGAATGTCATTCCCTCTAAAGATTCTTTGGACGATCAGCAAAGCAGGATTATTTATTTTCGTGAAAAGTTGGATCGTCCCATAAGGGTATGCGGGGTGGTAAAAAATGAAGGGGAACCGGGCGGAGCTCCTTTCTGGGTCGCCAATCAGGATGGGAGCATGTCGCTGCAAATAGTGGAAAGCTCACAAGTTAACCATGAGGACGAAATGCAGGAAATAGTCTTTAGAAATTCCGGCTATTTCAATCCTGTGGATATTGTTTGCGGCTTAAAAAATTACAAAGGGAAGAAATTTAACCTGATGAAGTACTCAGATCCCCTGGCTGGAATTATTACCCGCAAAACCTGGAAAGGTAAGCAAATTAAAGTTCAGGAATTACCCGGGTTGTGGAATGGATCCATGTCTGACTGGAATACTATTTTGGTGGAAGTTCCCATCAGCACCTTCACTCCGGTTAAATCCATCAACGATTTATTGCGCAAAGAACACCAGTAG
- a CDS encoding indolepyruvate oxidoreductase subunit beta produces the protein MKTDIILAGVGGQGILSIAAIIGAAAVRQNLFIKQAEVHGMSQRGGAVQSNLRLSDEPIASDLIPLGSADLILSMEPMESLRYLPYLSKTGCIVTSTTPLINIPHYPETENILQEIRKQPHYVAIDADKIATDSGMPRASNMVMLGAASSFLKLPSEILEASIAQYFEKKDSPVIDSNIKAFQAGQDFAWKAINK, from the coding sequence ATGAAGACAGATATAATTTTAGCAGGAGTGGGAGGTCAGGGTATCTTATCAATAGCTGCCATAATTGGCGCTGCAGCTGTCCGACAAAATTTATTTATCAAGCAGGCCGAAGTTCACGGAATGAGCCAAAGGGGAGGAGCCGTGCAATCCAATTTGCGCCTTTCGGATGAACCCATTGCCTCTGATTTGATTCCTCTTGGTTCTGCCGATTTGATCCTGTCGATGGAGCCCATGGAATCGTTGCGGTATTTGCCCTATTTGTCTAAAACCGGCTGTATCGTGACCAGTACAACCCCTTTGATCAACATCCCCCATTATCCGGAAACTGAAAACATCTTGCAGGAAATCAGAAAACAGCCTCATTATGTAGCTATTGATGCTGATAAAATCGCAACGGATTCCGGAATGCCCCGAGCTTCCAATATGGTCATGCTGGGTGCGGCTTCATCCTTTTTGAAACTTCCCTCTGAGATTCTGGAGGCATCCATAGCTCAATATTTTGAAAAGAAAGATAGCCCCGTAATTGATTCAAATATAAAAGCATTTCAAGCCGGGCAAGACTTTGCCTGGAAAGCAATCAATAAATAA